In Sesamum indicum cultivar Zhongzhi No. 13 linkage group LG8, S_indicum_v1.0, whole genome shotgun sequence, the sequence GCCTAATTTGGAAAGAAGAATCCTGTTCCAACCATAATAGCATTCCCACGcttttttgccttttatagGTACCtaggttatttacttaccaagTAAACAACAGGCTTTGCAGTAAGCAATTGGAAAGTATTCAATATCTCAATATCAGCAGCTTTCCACTCGACCAGGCGTGCGTCTTTTCCCTCCTCAAGAGACGCTTTGACCTTGTGGACCCATAAATTATCAAGATTCAGTATACAAACATCCCTGATGTGATGTGATAATAATTCAACTACAAGCCATTACATATTGCTGAAATTTGGCAGCGGTTTTATGACTCAAGCATATGTTTCATCAACCATATTAAGCAAATAATCACGTCATACCTTAATAACCACAGATAACAACAGATTTTCAAGTCACAGAAaagcaaattaattaaagaccTCCCCATGTCAACAATTGTCACGAATAAGAATCCATGGAAAATGCCAACATGGTGTCATGTAATTTGATTACAACTTCAATAAAGATAAGAGTGCAAGTTGGAACCTATGAAATCTCTTGTTGGACAACCAAGAAAAAGCAGCAGTCTTGTGTATAATGCTACCTATGTTAAAAATAGCACGCCCTGAACAAAACATcggatatattatttaaaaaaaagaatcaggACACGAAAAATAAATGTCCTTTAGTTAGACCAAGCAACTTACACGTCCTAACTTATTATAAGTTAAATCAGCTTATCTTATATCCAACAAACCCACAGCTGCAAATTTCCACCAACTACATCAATCATCAAGGACTAGACACAACTGGTACGTGTAAAACTAGATTGCTAGATAGAAAGAAATCTAGACTGAAAAAGAGATTTGACATGCAGTGGAGCTCGAATGATATATCAGTATTCAAAATCTATAATATGAACTCCAAAATAATCTACAGTACAGCACATAATTTATAGGCGAACCCCAGCAAAAGCATTTGGTAAAATGACAGAAGATAAGAATCTCAACAAAAAGAACCAAGAGTATGAATACCCGTATGCATAACTCATGCTCGAGTTTCAGTTGCTTATCATTGCTCCTCTTCATGCTCTTTTCAAGATCATCAATTCTCCTCTCCATGAACTCAATATCCTAGCATCATACGCCAGTTCAGGATCAGAAAGAGCAAAATATCCAAGACACCACAGAACCACAACTTCCAAGAGCATCcagaatttttaaacaattccATATGCTAGAAACTGCAATGATCTGCCTTACCAGAAGGAAGTGGAGAATATAATCGAACTTCTAATTGCCTATTAAAAGAAGTAAAAGGTAAAGAAATCTTCAGGTTAATATTTGATTCAACCTTACCTTTAGCCGCAATTCTGCAGATATAACTTCTAGATCCCTAACAGGATCGATGGAGTCATCAACATGGATGATATCAGGATCTTCAAACGCACCTAAATGAGATAACAGGAATAAGACAGTGCATTCATGTTAtaccaaataaaagaaatttcaacaataatttcattttctcgGTATACGgcatgaaaatattgttaacCCTATCACTGCACCATTTTATTATCGCATAATGGCATAATAACTACTGAGCGTTAACACTTTCTGAATATTGACAGAGTGTTAGAACCCCAAAAGGTATTAAAATAAACCAGCTCAAATTCTTTATACAATAGTAATTCAAAATGGGGGAGATTAACAATACAAAACATGCCTAATGCATGAAAGGGGTAATTCTAAAAGCAGAAGGCAAGACACAGTATCTGGAGATAATCTATAGATATTACACAGAATCTACATATCATTTTCATCCAGCAAAACAAATACTACTATTATGAAGATGATGAACTAACATGAAGAGATCCACCTATATCCCATCTAAAGGATGTTAGCAAAAGCACAAGATCTAAGCAGCTTACGTAGAACGTGAAAAATCCCATCTACTGCCCGGATATGAGACAAGAAACTATTCCCCAATCCTTGTCCTTCATGAGCACCACGAACAAGTCCAGCAATATCATGAATTTCTAGAAAAGCTGATATCTATCACCACATTGATAAAAGTTATCATTAAAAACTTTACATGGATACAGTAAAATACAGTCccattttttaagaaataaatagtCAGTTTCTGAAAAGAACCTCGCTCTTTGGCTTGTACAGTTGACAAAGCCATTCAAATCGCTCATCGGGAACATTAACTCGAGCCTCATTGGGCTCAATGGTACAGAAGGGAAAGTTTTCAGCCGGTATAGATAACTTGGTGAGCGTGTTGAAAAGGGTAGATTTCCCCACATTTGGCAACCCGACCTGAATATTCATTATGGTTAACAATCAGACCAAGATAACAccaaaattttagtttcagtTTCACCAAAAGATGTAAGTAACAGTATGATTAGATATCAAACCAAGAATCAAGACATTTAGAAACTTCAGGCCAGAAATCAAAAGTTCAAAACCCATTAAACTTTTCAACAAAGTACAAAAGTGCGCGAGTCAAGTTCCAATTTATCTTTCTTCACCTTTGGCTTGGACAATAGAACAATTTCTtcgaaaagaaacaaaaagcatttcttgaaagaaaaagataaacacTATCACTCCCTACACATGATAGATTATAACTACTGCAGTCTCACCCTCCACTGATTAAAGCAATGAATAGTTAAACCTTGATTCaataatcaagaaaacttTGAATCTTgaatcaagaatcaagaaaaccttgaatcaaag encodes:
- the LOC105167255 gene encoding obg-like ATPase 1, with amino-acid sequence MPPKAAKSKEAPAERPILGRFSSHLKVGIVGLPNVGKSTLFNTLTKLSIPAENFPFCTIEPNEARVNVPDERFEWLCQLYKPKSEISAFLEIHDIAGLVRGAHEGQGLGNSFLSHIRAVDGIFHVLRAFEDPDIIHVDDSIDPVRDLEVISAELRLKDIEFMERRIDDLEKSMKRSNDKQLKLEHELCIRVKASLEEGKDARLVEWKAADIEILNTFQLLTAKPVVYLVNMNEKDYQRKKNKFLPKIHAWVQEHGGETIIPFSCVLERNLADISPDEAAKYCEENKVQSALPKIIKTGFAAINLIYFFTAGPDEVKCWQIRRQTKAPQAAGTIHTDFEKGFICAEVMKFEDLKELGSESAVKAAGKYRQEGKTYVVQDGDIIFFKFNVSSGGKK